A genomic stretch from Harpia harpyja isolate bHarHar1 chromosome 20, bHarHar1 primary haplotype, whole genome shotgun sequence includes:
- the REEP2 gene encoding receptor expression-enhancing protein 2 isoform X4 has product MVSWIISRLVVLIFGTLYPAYSSYKAVKTKNVKEYVKWMMYWIVFAFFTTAETLTDIVLSWFPFYFELKIAFVIWLLSPYTKGSSVLYRKFVHPTLSNKEKEIDEYITQARDKSYETMMRVGKRGLNLAANAAVTAAAKGQGVLSEKLRSFSMQDLTLIRDEDTVHMRSQEPQLHPSGGSLLETIEDSASCYSSGEESSLAQRSNGTPSETRTDPSDEDAGDKLPKRTQSLKTPKKMMKAELPVRSVKARPKKKAAGSLASGESS; this is encoded by the exons ATGGTCTCCTGGATCATCTCCCGCCTCGTGGT GCTGATCTTCGGCACCCTCTACCCCGCGTACTCCTCCTACAAGGCCGTGAAGACGAAAAACGTGAAGGAATAT GTGAAGTGGATGATGTACTGGATTGTGTTTGCCTTCTTCACCACTGCAGAAACTCTCACAGACATTGTTCTTTCTTG GTTTCCCTTTTATTTCGAGCTGAAAATCGCATTTGTGATTTGGCTGCTCTCCCCTTACACCAAGGGCTCCAGTGTGCTCTACAGGAAGTTTGTGCACCCAACGCTCTCCAATAAGGAGAAG GAAATTGATGAATACATTACTCAGGCTCGTGACAAGAGCTATGAAACCATGATGCGAGTTGGCAAGAGAGGGTTAAACCTTGCTGCCAATGCAGCAGTTACTGCAGCTGCAAAG GGGCAGGGAGTTTTGTCTGAGAAGCTGCGAAGTTTCAGCATGCAGGATCTCACTCTGATCCGGGATGAAGATACCGTGCATATGCGAAGCCAGGAGCCACAGCTGCACCCCTCTGGTGGAAGTCTTCTTGAAACCATTGAGGACTCGG CTTCCTGTTACTCCTCAGGAGAGGAGAGCAGTCTGGCACAGAGGTCTAATGGAACCCCGTCAGAGACTAGAACAGACCCATCAGATGAAGATGCAGGAGACAAACTTCCTAAACGTACCCAAAGTCTCAAAACTCCTAAGAAGATGATGAAAGCTGAG ctTCCGGTAAGAAGTGTGAAAGCCCGCCCTAAGAAGAAAGCTGCAGGCTCTCTTGCTTCTGGCGAGTCATCCTAA
- the REEP2 gene encoding receptor expression-enhancing protein 2 isoform X5, giving the protein MKMSSTDLNTDSCGIPLVKWMMYWIVFAFFTTAETLTDIVLSWFPFYFELKIAFVIWLLSPYTKGSSVLYRKFVHPTLSNKEKEIDEYITQARDKSYETMMRVGKRGLNLAANAAVTAAAKGQGVLSEKLRSFSMQDLTLIRDEDTVHMRSQEPQLHPSGGSLLETIEDSASCYSSGEESSLAQRSNGTPSETRTDPSDEDAGDKLPKRTQSLKTPKKMMKAELPVRSVKARPKKKAAGSLASGESS; this is encoded by the exons ATGAAGATGAGCAGCACAGATCTCAACACTGATTCCTGTGGGATTCCACTG GTGAAGTGGATGATGTACTGGATTGTGTTTGCCTTCTTCACCACTGCAGAAACTCTCACAGACATTGTTCTTTCTTG GTTTCCCTTTTATTTCGAGCTGAAAATCGCATTTGTGATTTGGCTGCTCTCCCCTTACACCAAGGGCTCCAGTGTGCTCTACAGGAAGTTTGTGCACCCAACGCTCTCCAATAAGGAGAAG GAAATTGATGAATACATTACTCAGGCTCGTGACAAGAGCTATGAAACCATGATGCGAGTTGGCAAGAGAGGGTTAAACCTTGCTGCCAATGCAGCAGTTACTGCAGCTGCAAAG GGGCAGGGAGTTTTGTCTGAGAAGCTGCGAAGTTTCAGCATGCAGGATCTCACTCTGATCCGGGATGAAGATACCGTGCATATGCGAAGCCAGGAGCCACAGCTGCACCCCTCTGGTGGAAGTCTTCTTGAAACCATTGAGGACTCGG CTTCCTGTTACTCCTCAGGAGAGGAGAGCAGTCTGGCACAGAGGTCTAATGGAACCCCGTCAGAGACTAGAACAGACCCATCAGATGAAGATGCAGGAGACAAACTTCCTAAACGTACCCAAAGTCTCAAAACTCCTAAGAAGATGATGAAAGCTGAG ctTCCGGTAAGAAGTGTGAAAGCCCGCCCTAAGAAGAAAGCTGCAGGCTCTCTTGCTTCTGGCGAGTCATCCTAA
- the REEP2 gene encoding receptor expression-enhancing protein 2 isoform X2 has translation MKMSSTDLNTDSCGIPLVKWMMYWIVFAFFTTAETLTDIVLSWAERCPVYGVFTAMDERLNETRRRFPFYFELKIAFVIWLLSPYTKGSSVLYRKFVHPTLSNKEKEIDEYITQARDKSYETMMRVGKRGLNLAANAAVTAAAKGQGVLSEKLRSFSMQDLTLIRDEDTVHMRSQEPQLHPSGGSLLETIEDSASCYSSGEESSLAQRSNGTPSETRTDPSDEDAGDKLPKRTQSLKTPKKMMKAELPVRSVKARPKKKAAGSLASGESS, from the exons ATGAAGATGAGCAGCACAGATCTCAACACTGATTCCTGTGGGATTCCACTG GTGAAGTGGATGATGTACTGGATTGTGTTTGCCTTCTTCACCACTGCAGAAACTCTCACAGACATTGTTCTTTCTTG GGCTGAGAGATGCCCTGTTTATGGAGTTTTCACGGCTATGGATGAAAGACTAAATGAGACTCGAAGAAG GTTTCCCTTTTATTTCGAGCTGAAAATCGCATTTGTGATTTGGCTGCTCTCCCCTTACACCAAGGGCTCCAGTGTGCTCTACAGGAAGTTTGTGCACCCAACGCTCTCCAATAAGGAGAAG GAAATTGATGAATACATTACTCAGGCTCGTGACAAGAGCTATGAAACCATGATGCGAGTTGGCAAGAGAGGGTTAAACCTTGCTGCCAATGCAGCAGTTACTGCAGCTGCAAAG GGGCAGGGAGTTTTGTCTGAGAAGCTGCGAAGTTTCAGCATGCAGGATCTCACTCTGATCCGGGATGAAGATACCGTGCATATGCGAAGCCAGGAGCCACAGCTGCACCCCTCTGGTGGAAGTCTTCTTGAAACCATTGAGGACTCGG CTTCCTGTTACTCCTCAGGAGAGGAGAGCAGTCTGGCACAGAGGTCTAATGGAACCCCGTCAGAGACTAGAACAGACCCATCAGATGAAGATGCAGGAGACAAACTTCCTAAACGTACCCAAAGTCTCAAAACTCCTAAGAAGATGATGAAAGCTGAG ctTCCGGTAAGAAGTGTGAAAGCCCGCCCTAAGAAGAAAGCTGCAGGCTCTCTTGCTTCTGGCGAGTCATCCTAA
- the REEP2 gene encoding receptor expression-enhancing protein 2 isoform X3, producing the protein MVSWIISRLVVLIFGTLYPAYSSYKAVKTKNVKEYVKWMMYWIVFAFFTTAETLTDIVLSWAERCPVYGVFTAMDERLNETRRRFPFYFELKIAFVIWLLSPYTKGSSVLYRKFVHPTLSNKEKEIDEYITQARDKSYETMMRVGKRGLNLAANAAVTAAAKGQGVLSEKLRSFSMQDLTLIRDEDTVHMRSQEPQLHPSGGSLLETIEDSASCYSSGEESSLAQRSNGTPSETRTDPSDEDAGDKLPKRTQSLKTPKKMMKAEVSCFR; encoded by the exons ATGGTCTCCTGGATCATCTCCCGCCTCGTGGT GCTGATCTTCGGCACCCTCTACCCCGCGTACTCCTCCTACAAGGCCGTGAAGACGAAAAACGTGAAGGAATAT GTGAAGTGGATGATGTACTGGATTGTGTTTGCCTTCTTCACCACTGCAGAAACTCTCACAGACATTGTTCTTTCTTG GGCTGAGAGATGCCCTGTTTATGGAGTTTTCACGGCTATGGATGAAAGACTAAATGAGACTCGAAGAAG GTTTCCCTTTTATTTCGAGCTGAAAATCGCATTTGTGATTTGGCTGCTCTCCCCTTACACCAAGGGCTCCAGTGTGCTCTACAGGAAGTTTGTGCACCCAACGCTCTCCAATAAGGAGAAG GAAATTGATGAATACATTACTCAGGCTCGTGACAAGAGCTATGAAACCATGATGCGAGTTGGCAAGAGAGGGTTAAACCTTGCTGCCAATGCAGCAGTTACTGCAGCTGCAAAG GGGCAGGGAGTTTTGTCTGAGAAGCTGCGAAGTTTCAGCATGCAGGATCTCACTCTGATCCGGGATGAAGATACCGTGCATATGCGAAGCCAGGAGCCACAGCTGCACCCCTCTGGTGGAAGTCTTCTTGAAACCATTGAGGACTCGG CTTCCTGTTACTCCTCAGGAGAGGAGAGCAGTCTGGCACAGAGGTCTAATGGAACCCCGTCAGAGACTAGAACAGACCCATCAGATGAAGATGCAGGAGACAAACTTCCTAAACGTACCCAAAGTCTCAAAACTCCTAAGAAGATGATGAAAGCTGAGGTGAGCTG ctTCCGGTAA
- the REEP2 gene encoding receptor expression-enhancing protein 2 isoform X6, which translates to MAASAPSLTPSSKADLRHPLPRVLLLQGREDEKREGICEVDDVLDCVCLLHHCRNSHRHCSFLEIDEYITQARDKSYETMMRVGKRGLNLAANAAVTAAAKGQGVLSEKLRSFSMQDLTLIRDEDTVHMRSQEPQLHPSGGSLLETIEDSASCYSSGEESSLAQRSNGTPSETRTDPSDEDAGDKLPKRTQSLKTPKKMMKAELPVRSVKARPKKKAAGSLASGESS; encoded by the exons ATGGCTGCTTCCGCGCCCTCTCTCACGCCGTCTTCCAAG GCTGATCTTCGGCACCCTCTACCCCGCGTACTCCTCCTACAAGGCCGTGAAGACGAAAAACGTGAAGGAATAT GTGAAGTGGATGATGTACTGGATTGTGTTTGCCTTCTTCACCACTGCAGAAACTCTCACAGACATTGTTCTTTCTTG GAAATTGATGAATACATTACTCAGGCTCGTGACAAGAGCTATGAAACCATGATGCGAGTTGGCAAGAGAGGGTTAAACCTTGCTGCCAATGCAGCAGTTACTGCAGCTGCAAAG GGGCAGGGAGTTTTGTCTGAGAAGCTGCGAAGTTTCAGCATGCAGGATCTCACTCTGATCCGGGATGAAGATACCGTGCATATGCGAAGCCAGGAGCCACAGCTGCACCCCTCTGGTGGAAGTCTTCTTGAAACCATTGAGGACTCGG CTTCCTGTTACTCCTCAGGAGAGGAGAGCAGTCTGGCACAGAGGTCTAATGGAACCCCGTCAGAGACTAGAACAGACCCATCAGATGAAGATGCAGGAGACAAACTTCCTAAACGTACCCAAAGTCTCAAAACTCCTAAGAAGATGATGAAAGCTGAG ctTCCGGTAAGAAGTGTGAAAGCCCGCCCTAAGAAGAAAGCTGCAGGCTCTCTTGCTTCTGGCGAGTCATCCTAA
- the REEP2 gene encoding receptor expression-enhancing protein 2 isoform X1 codes for MVSWIISRLVVLIFGTLYPAYSSYKAVKTKNVKEYVKWMMYWIVFAFFTTAETLTDIVLSWAERCPVYGVFTAMDERLNETRRRFPFYFELKIAFVIWLLSPYTKGSSVLYRKFVHPTLSNKEKEIDEYITQARDKSYETMMRVGKRGLNLAANAAVTAAAKGQGVLSEKLRSFSMQDLTLIRDEDTVHMRSQEPQLHPSGGSLLETIEDSASCYSSGEESSLAQRSNGTPSETRTDPSDEDAGDKLPKRTQSLKTPKKMMKAELPVRSVKARPKKKAAGSLASGESS; via the exons ATGGTCTCCTGGATCATCTCCCGCCTCGTGGT GCTGATCTTCGGCACCCTCTACCCCGCGTACTCCTCCTACAAGGCCGTGAAGACGAAAAACGTGAAGGAATAT GTGAAGTGGATGATGTACTGGATTGTGTTTGCCTTCTTCACCACTGCAGAAACTCTCACAGACATTGTTCTTTCTTG GGCTGAGAGATGCCCTGTTTATGGAGTTTTCACGGCTATGGATGAAAGACTAAATGAGACTCGAAGAAG GTTTCCCTTTTATTTCGAGCTGAAAATCGCATTTGTGATTTGGCTGCTCTCCCCTTACACCAAGGGCTCCAGTGTGCTCTACAGGAAGTTTGTGCACCCAACGCTCTCCAATAAGGAGAAG GAAATTGATGAATACATTACTCAGGCTCGTGACAAGAGCTATGAAACCATGATGCGAGTTGGCAAGAGAGGGTTAAACCTTGCTGCCAATGCAGCAGTTACTGCAGCTGCAAAG GGGCAGGGAGTTTTGTCTGAGAAGCTGCGAAGTTTCAGCATGCAGGATCTCACTCTGATCCGGGATGAAGATACCGTGCATATGCGAAGCCAGGAGCCACAGCTGCACCCCTCTGGTGGAAGTCTTCTTGAAACCATTGAGGACTCGG CTTCCTGTTACTCCTCAGGAGAGGAGAGCAGTCTGGCACAGAGGTCTAATGGAACCCCGTCAGAGACTAGAACAGACCCATCAGATGAAGATGCAGGAGACAAACTTCCTAAACGTACCCAAAGTCTCAAAACTCCTAAGAAGATGATGAAAGCTGAG ctTCCGGTAAGAAGTGTGAAAGCCCGCCCTAAGAAGAAAGCTGCAGGCTCTCTTGCTTCTGGCGAGTCATCCTAA